CTCGACTACCTGCTGGCGACCGTGAGCTCGCCCAAGGACACCGCCGCGATCTTCATCGAGCCGGTGCTGGGCGAGGGCGGCTACGTCCCGGCGCCCGCGTCGTTCTTGACCGGGCTGCGCGAGCGCGCCGACCGGCACGGCATCCTGCTCGTCATGGACGAGGTGCAGACCGGCTTCGGGCGCACCGGCCGGTTCTGGGGCCACGACCACGCAGGTGTCCGGCCCGACATCGTGATCACCGCGAAGGGGCTCGCCAGCGGCTTCCCGCTGTCGGCGATCGCCGCGCCGAGCGAGTTGATGGAGAAGGCGTGGCCGGGGTCGCAGGGCGGCACCTACGGCGGCAACGCCGTCTCCTGCGCCGCCGCGCTGGCCACCCTCGACGTCATCGAGGAGGAGGGCCTGGTCGACAACGCCGCGCAGATGGGCGAGCGCCTGCACAAGGGGCTGGCCCAGGTCGCCGACGCCCACTCGGTGGTCGGTGACGTGCGCGGGCTCGGCCTGATGATCGGCAACGAGTTCACCGCGGCCGACGGCTCCCCCGACACCGAGGCCGCCGCCCGGGCGCACCGGGCCGCGGCGGACAAGGGCCTGCTGCTGCTGACCTGCGGCCCGCACGGCAACGTCGTGCGGATGATCCCTCCGCTGATCGTGACGGCCGACCAGGTGGACGCCGCCGTGGAGATCTGGGCCGAATCGGTCGCCCAGGCGACCGCCTGACGGTCCCGCCCGACGGCGGGCGGCGCGGGGCGACAGGGGTCCGAGCGGCCGCGAACGCGCTCGGTCTCCCTGTCGCCTCCCTCACACCCCCGCCCGGTCCCCGATTAACCGGTCGGGACCGCCCTCTCCCCTGTGCTAGAGTTTTTCCCGTCGGCCAGAGAGCCGACCACAACTGAAACAAGCGCTCGTAGCTCAATGGATAGAGCATCTGACTACGGATCAGAAGGTTGGGGGTTCGAATCCTCCCGAGCGCGCCGCATTGAGACAGCGACGAAGAGGCCCTGACCTGGACTGACAGGTCAGGGCCTCTTCGTATGCATAGGCGCCTGCGACGTCCGCCATGTGCATGGGTGCAAACTATTGAGGTTTGCAGAAGTCGAGTGGGCCTTTAGGTGCAGGGACGGTTCTGCGGGAGGTTGCCGGGAGAGTGCGGCCCTCTTGGCGCGTCCTTCACCGGTGAGCCCGGCGTGGGGCCGCGCCTCCCGGCCGAAGCGGTGGCGCGGATTCGCGCACACCTTTGCCGTCTGCTTCGGCGGCGGGGCGCGGCCCACCGGCGGCGATAAAGCATCCCGCCCGAGGAAAGGGGCCGCGCTCCCGCCGCAGCCTCCCCGCCATCCCACCCCGCACAACTTCTGCAAACCTCAGTACTGAGCTTTTCGTTAGTTCTGTGGGCGCGAAGTATGGATCTCCAGGCCGGTGTGGGCCAGGAACGACCAGGCAAGCCGCTCCTCCTCACACACCCGGTTGATCCCGGCCTCGGCGGCATCGGCAACGTCGGCCAGATGTTCCCCGGCCACATTGGCCAGCTCCCGTGCCTTGATGGCCGACCACAGCATCTCCACCGGGTTGAGCTGGGGAGCATAGGCGGGCAGCCGCTCCAGGGTCAGCCAGTCCTGCCGCGCCGCCCAGTCCCGCATCGCATGGCTCCAGTGCGCCCCGAGCCCGTCCCAGACCAGTACCACCGGCTCACCCCGGTAGAACCGCTTGAGTTGTTCGAGCACCTCGATCAACGCGACGGTGTCATAGGTCCCCGGGCGCAGGTCGAAGCACAAGCGCGCTCCGCGGCATGCATCGGCGGCGTGGTAGCCCAGCGCGGCGGCCATGCCGGCACGTTTCCAGTTCAGCCGGTGCCTCAGCGCGGGCGTGCGTCCGCGGGGAGCATAGGTTCGGCGCACGACCGGCAGCAGCGACACGCCCGATTCGTCAAAGAACACGATCCATGCCCGGTTTTCTACGGCCCCCTTTTAATGCGCGGCCACTCGTGGGCGACCCACCGGGCGATCTCGGACTCATCGCGTTCGGCCGCCACGCGCTGGGGACGCTGCAGGCTCCAGCCCAGCCGCACGGTGAGCAGCCGCCAGACCGAGGCCCGCGCCAGCGCCACGCCGGTAGTGCGCTCCACGACACGCCCTACCCGCTCCAGGGTCCAAAGTTCCGATTCGAATCCGTGGGCCACAGCGCCCTGCTCCAGCACGGCGCGCACCTGTTCTACCTGCGCATCGGCCAGCTTGGGTGGCCGCCCGGTGGCCGGGCGGCGGCGCAGCGCCGCGGTTCCGCCTTGTTCCCATCGGCGCTTCCAGCGCCGCACGCTTTCCGGTGTCACGCCGAGTATCCGGGCGATCTCAGTTTGAGGGCGGCCTTGTTCCAGCAGTTCGGCGGCGCGGACGCGCCGGGCCTCGGCCAGTTGCGGGCGCCTCAGCGCCGGGACGGCTTCTGCGGGGGTGCCGGATCTGGTAGCGAGGGGCATGGCTTCAGGGTCCTACGATCGCCTTCTTCGCGCCCACAGAACTAACGAAAAGCTCAGTAAGGCGAATCCTCACCGAAATGGAGCGCAGAGTCGCGGTGGTAAAGATCGCCGCACCGCTCTACGACGTTCAGGGATATTTCTACGAGCGCGCGAACACGGACCTCCCGGAGGGACAGCAGGACGGTGCCCTGCTGAACTTCTTGGGTTCGCACTTCCGACGGACGGCACCCGACTTCCTTCTGGACGACTTCGCAGACAGGTGCGCCGGCGCCATCCTCGGTGGAGCGGATGCGGTCATCTGTGATGACGCACGGCCGACCGATGCCGCCGGCCTGACGAAGCAGGGCTTCACGGTAGTTCAGGTATCCGCTCCCGACCCGCTTCGTCGACTGCGGAAGTCCAAGCGTGGTGACAGAACCGTCGGAAATGACGAGCATCCCACCGAGGCCGGCCTCGAGTCGATCTCGGTGGACTTCACACTGGAGAACTCCGGAAGCCTCTCCGGACTAGAGGCGCAGGTGACCGAAATCGCGAAGACGCTGATCACCGGCCCCGGCCCGGCCGACGGCGTTATCGGCGGCGATCAGCGCGATGGAAACTACGCCGTCGAATCACTCATCCGCCATGCAGGCGCGATGATATCTCGACGCTATGCGGAGAATCGGCATCAGATCGGCGCGGTGATCCTCGCCGGCGATGGACGCGTCTTCACCGGCCTGCATGTAGAGGCAATGGTGGGTAGGGCCTCGGTCTGCGCCGAGGCGGTGGCCCTCGGCAAAGCCCGCGAGGCCGGTGTGACGGACCTGCGGATCGTGCTGGCCGTCCGCCATCCGAAGCCGTCGGAGGCACAGCGCGAGCCCCGGTTGGTGCCGCCCTGCGGTCTGTGTCGCGAACTGCTCCTGGACTACGGGCCGGACATCCACGCCGTAATCAGTATGCAGGGAGAACTGAATTTGGTCCCGCTCTCTCAGATGCTGCCCCACAAGTATGTTGGGACGAAGTGGAAGGCAACCGATCCGGACCATATCGGAAAGTAACCGACGCGCGTTCTTTTTAATGAGTAGGCATGTTCCGTTCATTCCTTATTTCGGAGTTCCCTGGCGCAGAGATTCGGGAGCTCAGCGGATCCAATAACCTTGTTTACCTGGTGAGGTCCGCCAAAGAGACGATCATCGCAAAGCACGTGACCGACACCGACATTCCACTCTCGTACTTGGCCGAGGCCAACGCCCGGCTGGCGGAACTGATTCCTGTCCAAAAGATCCTCCAGGTCTATGAGAAGGATCGCGGGGACCCGTTCGACGCCGTCTTCGCGGAGTACGTCGAAGGACATGATCTGGCAGCGGCCCTGGCGGGAGACGCGGTCGCGCCGCCGGCTGACGACCTCGTCAGCCATCTGTGCAGGTTCGTATTGGCCTGCCGGAGCCTGCCGAGAATGCATGACGGTTTCGGCATGTATAAGCGCGGTGCGCCGACCAAGGAAACACATCGAGAGTTCGTGGAGTACTACGGGAATCGGTACTGGAGCCGCGCAAGGCCGTTCTACGACGGGACTCGGATCGCCACGGCCGTCGATGAATGGCTGGCCAGCGGCTTCGCATCCGCGGCGAGCCGCTGCCCGGCACCGTTCAGTGTCGTCCCCATCGACGCGAACCTGAAGAACTTCGTCGTTGCACCGGATGGCCGCATCGTGGTTCTCAACGTCCCGATCGCCGCGGTCTCCACCCCGGCGCACGCGGTCGCGGCCATCAGCGCGCACTTGCGGAACCGGAAGGTGCGCCATCAGTTTCTCGATGCGGCCGCGGAAGGCATCTGCACGGAAGATCTTGAAATGGTCCCACATTTCGAGCTGTGGCAGCTGCTCGGCATCCTCTCATTCTACGCGGTACGCGAGCCGGACCGGCAAAGGGAATGGCAGAATTGGGGCTCGCCGGTCCCTCTCGACGAGGATTTCAGGAGTCTGGTCGAGACCCGGGTCATAAGCGGGTAAGCAGTGATATTAACCGGAAATGCCATTACCGAAGCCGTGGACCGTGGCGACATCGTCATCGACCCGTTCCTCTCGTCACACGTCAATCCGAACAGTTACAACTACCGCCTGGGACCGGACATCCATTGCGTTCAGGCGAGTGGCGATCCACACTCCGGAGTGCTCCAGAGCCGACTGGAGCCGGTCGGAGGCCGCTGTCTCCTGCGCAAGGGCCAGCTCTATCTGGGCCACACGCTGGAACGGATCGGCAGTAATCGGTATGTAACCTCGCTGATCGGCAGGAGCTCGATCGGCAGGCTAGGGCTTTTCGTCCAGCTCTCGGCCGATTTGGGTCATTGCGGTGCGGTGCACCGCTGGACCCTGGAACTTCTGCCCACGATCGATATCTACGTCTATCCGGGACAGATCATCGGGCAGGTCTCGTTCTGGTCTGCCATGGGCGACGTCCTTGCTTATCAAGGGTGGTACGGGAGGCACGACCGCCCCATGCCTTCCAAGCTGCACACAAGTATTGAGGGTCACGCAGAGATTCGAGAACCAGGATGATCCTCAGCGGACATGAAATCAGGCGCCAAGTCGAAGCCGACGCTATCACGGTAAGCCCATTCGATTCCGATCACATCAACCCCAACAGCATCGACCTCACACTCGATGACACGATTCTCCGGTACTGCGATCCGGTCATCGATCCCCGGGTGGAACCGGAAGTCGTCAAGCTCACGGTCCCGGAAGACGGGCTCCTCCTGGAGCCGATGGGTTTCTGTCTCGGGTCTTCCCGGGAGATAGTCGGAAGCACCGAGTTCGTACCGATGGTGCACGCCAAGTCGAGCACAGCGAGGGCCGGGCTCTTCGTGCACGTCACCGCGGATCTAATCGACATCGGTTCGATCGGCACCATAACCTTTCAGCTCTTCTCCACGCTCCCGCTGCGGGTCTACCCCGGCATGCGGATCGCGCAGGTGACGTTCTGGAAACCCATGGGCGAGATCACGCTCTATTCGGGAAAATACCAGGGTTCGGCGGGGCCGATGAAGTCCATGATCTTCCGCGACCGGTACTGGGATAAACTGCACGGAGCCGCTGACAAATGAATGATGGAATCCGCATGAAGCTGTCGGTTGGTTCCGCCGAGGTCGAGGTCTCCGCTACGAGAGACACCGTTTCGGAACTCGCTGTGTTGGCGCATCCCTTCATTGAGGTGGCTCCGCTCGACAATGCCGGAGCGGGGCGTCCCGCAGTGATCGTGCGCGAGACCGCTCCGAAGGAGCCAGGCTGGCGCCGCCTGGCCCTGCCGTCCGAGTACGAGCCGGACCGAGTGCTCTGGGTCGATGACGTCGGTCAACGCATCGCAGTGGTCAGCGAACCCTCGCCGTGGCGGACCCAGCAGCTGCTCCGCTCCGTCCGGCACCTGCTGCGCTGGCAGGCGTTCGCGAAGGGGGATCTGTTCCTCCACGGGGGGCTGGTGAAGGTCGGCGGGGTCGGCATCGCGTTTCTGGGCGGCAAGCGCTCGGGAAAGACATCGAGCGTGCTGAGCATGATTCTTCACGGCGGAGCCGATTTCGTCTCGAACGACGATGTCGCGATAACCGATACGGACACCGGTTTGGTCGGATACGGGTCCCCGCGAACGGTCAACGTCCGCACCGACTCCCTTCTCGCGCTGGCGGCCTCCGCTCCGGTCGCCGCCGGCTTCCTCTCCGGATCGAGCCATCCGGCGAACGGATACAGGGGAAGGCATCACACCGTGGATTCCATCCGGTCGGATTCAGGGACGACGCTTCCCGGGTCCATCTGGGTCCGCTGTGCGGAGCTTGCACATGTCACCGGTTGTGGATTGGCCGCCCACAGCCGGATCGACTCCGTTGTGTTCCCGCAGTTCGGCGCCTCACAGGATGCCCCGCGGATCACGCTCATGGACCGTGATTCGGCTATCCGCTCTCTGATGGAGAACGTTGAACGACAGGCGTCGAAGTACGATCCGTTTCTCGCCGACTGGTTCCCGGACACGGACCGATTGCGCAGGGAGCGCCTCATCGAACGGCTCTTGGAGGAGGCGTCGTTCTACCGGCTTTCGCAGAATATGCACCGGTTGGACGAGGCGACCAGCCTGATGCTCGATGCCCTCACAGACAGAGTGGTCGATCGGCGCCCTGGGGATCGCAGTCGTGCCGTTTCGGAGTGAGGGAGCCTCCCATCCGCAGGAAGCCCGCAAAGGAGGGGAAGTGGCCACCGCATCCCGCCCCGACCGATCCACCGGTGATCCTCCGACCTCTGCACCCGGAGGGTGGACCGCCATCGGTGTGGAGGCCTCCGTGCTGATCACCGGCCCGGACGGCCGAGTGCTACTGGTGCGGTCAAGCGACCGCCCAAGGCGGTGGACTCTGCCCGCCGACAGGTTGGTGTCCGGCGAAACGCCGCGTCAGACCGCGATCCGAGGGGTCGGCGACAGGATCGGGCTCATACCGAGACTCGGCGATCTACTCGTCTCCGATTGGACCACCGACCGCGGCGGCCCCCATGCAGGAGCGCTCTACATCTTCGACGGCGGCCGAATCAGCTCTGCCGCCGCTCGCCGGATCGGGGTCCCCGGCCAGAACTCGTCCGCCGCCCTCTTCACCGCCGTCGACGAACTTCCGGCCTATGCGGCCCCGGCCGATGTGCGCCGCATCGATGCCGCACTTCGCGCCCGCGGTGAAGGCCGCACCGCGCATCTGGAGTACGGGCGCACCCCATCGACGCTTGCTGCCATGCGCCGCTTCGGCATCGTGCCAGGGGTGCACAGCGGCGGCGCCGCTTGGAGTTGGCATGAGGAGCCCGTCCCAGACGAATTGCCGATTCGGCACGCCTGGGCGTGGGTGTTCGCCCCCGATGGCAGGGTCGTCGTCTACGTCGACGACAACGGCCTCATCGGGCTTCCCGGCGGCACATTGGAGGACTTCGAACACCGTAACCCCGCAGCGGCATCGGTACGCGAGGTCCGAGAGGAGACTCAGATCGAGATTGCGGATCCGATCTATCTCGGTTATCTCCACGACGACCAGCCCGGTGGCAAAGCGGTCGCACGGGTCCGGATGGCCGCCGCCATCGCCGCCATCGGCCCGGCCGCGCCGGACCCGGCCACCGGCACCGTCCATCGCCGCCTGCTGGTTCCACCGCGGCTCCTGGCCGAACTGTGCGGTTGGGGACGCGGTGCCGATCGACAGACCAAGGCCGCGATCGGTACGGCCCGAGCCCTGGGCATCACCGAACCGGATCCTGCGGCACCGGTCGCTGAGATCCCCACTGACGGCACGGGAATCCTCTAGTATCTCCCCGGCCGACTTCTCACGTTCGGCCTTACGTTCGGGGAATGGGAGGTCCCCACAGCGGGGTGCCGTCGGGTGCGGCGATTGCCCTGGACTTGAACCAGCCGGCGCGAGGACGAAGGTGACAATAGCGCTCGGGGTTCAGGAGTCCACGCGGCCTTCCGCATGCACCCCTCAAGGACACGACTGTAGAAGCGGGCATCGACAGGATGCCTACTCATCGAGCCTTGGCTACCGCGTTCGCGAGGCAGGGTGGGAGTTCCAGGCGTGGAACCGCAGCGCCGCCGGCGCTGCGCGCACCGCGACGGCCGCCCCATGCGCGAACCCGATCGTCAAGCATCGGTCAGGATATTCAGCCACACACTCCAGCACCTTCTGATCGAGTCATTCAGCCATCGAGTACCTGGATCTATGAGCGGAACCG
This sequence is a window from Spinactinospora alkalitolerans. Protein-coding genes within it:
- a CDS encoding transposase, with translation MFFDESGVSLLPVVRRTYAPRGRTPALRHRLNWKRAGMAAALGYHAADACRGARLCFDLRPGTYDTVALIEVLEQLKRFYRGEPVVLVWDGLGAHWSHAMRDWAARQDWLTLERLPAYAPQLNPVEMLWSAIKARELANVAGEHLADVADAAEAGINRVCEEERLAWSFLAHTGLEIHTSRPQN
- a CDS encoding aspartate aminotransferase family protein; protein product: MAEQSAELSPILKQATPVLAARGEGVYIYDEDDRRYLDFTAGIGVTSTGHCHPKVVEAAQRQVATLVHGQYTTVMHRPLLRLTERLGSVLPAGVDRLFYVNSGSEAVEASLRLARQATGRQNAIVFQGSFHGRTMAAASLTTSGVKIRAGIGPLMPGVAVSPFPYAYRYGMSEEQASEFALRELDYLLATVSSPKDTAAIFIEPVLGEGGYVPAPASFLTGLRERADRHGILLVMDEVQTGFGRTGRFWGHDHAGVRPDIVITAKGLASGFPLSAIAAPSELMEKAWPGSQGGTYGGNAVSCAAALATLDVIEEEGLVDNAAQMGERLHKGLAQVADAHSVVGDVRGLGLMIGNEFTAADGSPDTEAAARAHRAAADKGLLLLTCGPHGNVVRMIPPLIVTADQVDAAVEIWAESVAQATA
- a CDS encoding cytidine deaminase: MERRVAVVKIAAPLYDVQGYFYERANTDLPEGQQDGALLNFLGSHFRRTAPDFLLDDFADRCAGAILGGADAVICDDARPTDAAGLTKQGFTVVQVSAPDPLRRLRKSKRGDRTVGNDEHPTEAGLESISVDFTLENSGSLSGLEAQVTEIAKTLITGPGPADGVIGGDQRDGNYAVESLIRHAGAMISRRYAENRHQIGAVILAGDGRVFTGLHVEAMVGRASVCAEAVALGKAREAGVTDLRIVLAVRHPKPSEAQREPRLVPPCGLCRELLLDYGPDIHAVISMQGELNLVPLSQMLPHKYVGTKWKATDPDHIGK
- a CDS encoding IS630 family transposase, with protein sequence MPLATRSGTPAEAVPALRRPQLAEARRVRAAELLEQGRPQTEIARILGVTPESVRRWKRRWEQGGTAALRRRPATGRPPKLADAQVEQVRAVLEQGAVAHGFESELWTLERVGRVVERTTGVALARASVWRLLTVRLGWSLQRPQRVAAERDESEIARWVAHEWPRIKRGP
- the dcd gene encoding dCTP deaminase; the protein is MILSGHEIRRQVEADAITVSPFDSDHINPNSIDLTLDDTILRYCDPVIDPRVEPEVVKLTVPEDGLLLEPMGFCLGSSREIVGSTEFVPMVHAKSSTARAGLFVHVTADLIDIGSIGTITFQLFSTLPLRVYPGMRIAQVTFWKPMGEITLYSGKYQGSAGPMKSMIFRDRYWDKLHGAADK
- a CDS encoding phosphotransferase, which gives rise to MFRSFLISEFPGAEIRELSGSNNLVYLVRSAKETIIAKHVTDTDIPLSYLAEANARLAELIPVQKILQVYEKDRGDPFDAVFAEYVEGHDLAAALAGDAVAPPADDLVSHLCRFVLACRSLPRMHDGFGMYKRGAPTKETHREFVEYYGNRYWSRARPFYDGTRIATAVDEWLASGFASAASRCPAPFSVVPIDANLKNFVVAPDGRIVVLNVPIAAVSTPAHAVAAISAHLRNRKVRHQFLDAAAEGICTEDLEMVPHFELWQLLGILSFYAVREPDRQREWQNWGSPVPLDEDFRSLVETRVISG
- a CDS encoding dCTP deaminase, coding for MILTGNAITEAVDRGDIVIDPFLSSHVNPNSYNYRLGPDIHCVQASGDPHSGVLQSRLEPVGGRCLLRKGQLYLGHTLERIGSNRYVTSLIGRSSIGRLGLFVQLSADLGHCGAVHRWTLELLPTIDIYVYPGQIIGQVSFWSAMGDVLAYQGWYGRHDRPMPSKLHTSIEGHAEIREPG
- a CDS encoding NUDIX hydrolase; its protein translation is MLITGPDGRVLLVRSSDRPRRWTLPADRLVSGETPRQTAIRGVGDRIGLIPRLGDLLVSDWTTDRGGPHAGALYIFDGGRISSAAARRIGVPGQNSSAALFTAVDELPAYAAPADVRRIDAALRARGEGRTAHLEYGRTPSTLAAMRRFGIVPGVHSGGAAWSWHEEPVPDELPIRHAWAWVFAPDGRVVVYVDDNGLIGLPGGTLEDFEHRNPAAASVREVREETQIEIADPIYLGYLHDDQPGGKAVARVRMAAAIAAIGPAAPDPATGTVHRRLLVPPRLLAELCGWGRGADRQTKAAIGTARALGITEPDPAAPVAEIPTDGTGIL